In Pseudoalteromonas tetraodonis, the genomic window TGCGAGTGTGACATTATTGTTAGCAATATTGGTAAGTTGTTTGCTCAAAATAACGACGAAGAGATCCCCTCTTTGGTGGTTGCTCAAGCCATTGATGCAAAGCTAACCATTAACATTGATGAAAAAAATATGCTTGTTGAAGCTACCCTTATTACTGCTAAGGGCGGTAAATTACTTAACATGGAACAAGCAATTGACGTGTTAGCTCAGGCAGGGATTGTAAAGGGTATTAGCTCTCATGCATTAGAACAGTTATTGGCACAACAATTTGAACACCCCTCAGGAAGCACGCATTGCGCTGAAGTCGCTTTTGGTCGCGCGCCTAAAGTGGGTAACGATGCCAAATTTGTGCGTCTTTGCTGCACAGCGCAAGACCGCGTACTTAGCCCGCAAGCTAAGGGCGGTGGTAAAGTCGATATGAGAAACCTAGGTGATATTATTACTGTAAAACCTGGGTGTGAACTAATGCGGCGTATTCCAGCAACATCGGGAGTTGATGGCTTTACTGTGTTTGGAGATGTGCTAACTGCAATCCCTGGCAAAGAGCATAAATTACAACCTTTTGACGGTACTAAAATTGCGCCCGATAACCCCAACTTACTAATTGCCGACTGTACTGGTGTACCGGTTGCCCTTCCCCGTGGTATGCGTGTTGATGATGTTTTATGTTTTCATAATATTGACCCAAGTACCGGCCATGTTGAATTTGATGGCAGTATTATAGTCAGTGGTGATATAAAAGATGGCATGCGCGTGACTGCTACCGGCGATATTACTGTTTTAGGTTTTGTTGAATCGGCGCAGTTAAAAAGTAATAACGCCATCACAATAGTAAAGGGGGCAATTGGCAGAAAACGAGAAGCCGATGAGCCATTCACCTGTTCTATTTTTGCTAAACGAACCGTTGCTCTTGGTTACTCTCAATACTGTGACATAAAAACGGAGCAAAACTTATTAATAGAACGCCAATCATTACATTGTGACTTGAGTGCTGGAAATTTAATTAGGGTTGGCAGCGCAAAAGATCCTAAAGGGAAAATTATTGGTGGTCATATTCTAGACGCAATGCGCATTGAAACAGGTGAATTGGGCGCACCAGCAGGAACTAAAACCCGTGTTTGCATCGCACAGCGATGGTATGTGCTAAAACAAAAACAAGCGCAAATCACTGACTTTGAAAAAGTTTTAATCAGTAAGTCAATTGAACTACAGCAAGCGCGCCAGCGAATTAATAAACAAGTTGCAAGCGCACAGCGTCAGCAGTTTTTGAATAAAATAACAACGAATGAAGAACACATAGCAAACCGAAGCGCCAGTATCAGTCAGCAAAAGCAGTTGCTAAGAAAGAAAATGACGCAGCTTTTAGCGCTCAGTCGTTTGAAAGTTAATGAGCTTATGCACCCCGGGGTGGAGCTTAAAATTGCACGAGAATCAATTAGCTTTTCGCGTAATTATCCACCACATTTAATCACTCACAGTGAAGGTAAAATAACGCAATCGTTTTAATAACGCATATTAAGACTGGCTCAGCCCACACAGTGAACACTCATTAATATGAGCTGAGTTTATGCTAATCTTGGTTGCTTACTTCGTCTTCGTTTTGTTGTGTTTCATCTATAGCAAGTGGCCAACCACCTAGTTGCTGCCAACGATTAACAATTAAACAATATAATTCAGCGGTGCGTTCTGTATCGTATAACGCAGAGTGTGCTTGTTTGTTATCAAACTCTATTCCTGCCGCGCGGCATGCTTTAGCCAATACTGTTTGCCCTAATGCCAAGCCTGCAAGTGATGTGGTATCAAAACTAACAAACGGATGAAATGGTGTGCGCTTAATATTATTACGCTCAATAGCCGCATTTAAAAAGCCATGATCAAAAGCAGCATTATGAGCAACCACCACTGAGCGCTGACACCCTGCGGCTTTTTGCGCTTTGCGCACTACTTTACAAATTTCTTTAATGGCTTCTTCTTCTGGGACTGCCCCTCGAAGTGCTGAAAAAGGCTCAATACCATTGAACTCAATGGCGGCTTGTTCAATGTTTGCGCCCTCAAACGGTTGCACATGAAAATGAACAGTATGATCTATGCTAAGCAATCCCTCGTCATCCATTTTTAAAACGGATGCTGCAATTTCTAGTAGTGCGTCGGTTTCTTTGTTAAAACCGGCGGTTTCAACATCAATAACCACAGGAAAAAAGCCACGAAAGCGTTGTGCGAAAAGTGTTTGCTCAGTATTTGCCATAGTATTCTTGGTTTATAGGGATTAGCTATCTATTATGTCAAAATTAGGGGGCTGTCGGCTAGGGGATTTATTGATTTATTACAGCTAAACTATAGGCATGTTACTTGCTATGTAATTAACGTTTACGCTGAATTATTTGCTGTTGCATAATATTTTACGGTTTTTGTCACTTTTTTGGCAGAGCTTAATGGGGAGTTCTTGATGAAGTATAAGTTGTTATTTATTAGCCTAAGCATTAGCGGTGTGCTGTGTAGTTTTAATACGACTGCAGCTATGCGCCAATATACTGCTGACCAAGATAATTCAAATTGGAACTTGGTTAAAACAACTCGCTTACAATGCCAATTAAATCATGAAGTTCCCTACTATGGTGAGGCTGTTTTTAAAGCATCTGCAAGTAAAAATAAAGATCTTACCTTTAATTTAGACATGGTGGTACGCCCAGAAAATTATGCAATAGCGGGTTTAAAAGCGGTGCCACCTAGTTGGCGAGCGGGTCGCCCTGCGCGTGATATTGCTGATATGAAATTACTTAAAAAGTTTGATGGTGAATTAGGTAATAAAACAGCGTGGGAAATGCTAACTGAGCTTGAAAAAGGCAACCAACCTACCTTTTACTATCAAGACTGGCAAAATAGTGCCGACAAAATTGCCGTGGGCATGTCTAATATCAACTTTAAGCAAGCGTATTGGGCGTTTTTACAATGTCGCGACGAGTTACTACCATATAATTTTGAAGATATTTCGTTCACCATAATGAACTACGAATCGAATAGCAGTAAATTAACTAAATCATCGCAGCAGCGCCTTGATAAAATTGCTGAGTATTTAAAAAACGATCCTAGTATAGAATCAATCAGTATTGCATCGTACACCGATAGCTATGGTGGTCGCTGGAATAACCTCGATTTATCAAGAACACGCGCTAAGGCTATTAAAGATTACATGGTTGGCTTAGGCGTTGATGAAGCTAAAGTGGTTACTGAAGGTTTTGGTGAAAAACGCTTTGTAGATACTAATGACAATATTTTAGGCCGTGATAAAAACCGCCGCTTAGTGATTCAAATCGCTAAAATGTAAATTGTCGTATTCCTCCTCGACCGACGGTGTAATGTATAACGCTTTCGGTCAATACATGCCATTTTTGTGATGCCTATTTTATACATAGCAAACAACCTCCCTTTTAATTATTAACATTGAGCTTTTTATTTTTTCATTTATATTAATAAGTTAAATTTCCTTTTTTGATGATTTTGGCTTTTTTAATACAGTTGTAAATAGAAGATTACATTTTATTTTGTCTCTTTTATGACAAAACTATTTAAGTTTTACACAACTAGTTATATCTTGCGTGTCTCTCACGTTTGATCAGGATCATTAAGTGCTTAAAAATAAAACAATAGGTAGCATGTTAATTGTTGCAGGAACCACCATAGGTGCAGGCATGCTTGCCCTGCCTATTGCCTCTGCAGGGCTTGGGTTTAATACCGCGATGGTATTAATTATCGGTTGTTGGTTACTCATGACCTACACCGCTTTACTTATGCTGGAACTACATCAATACGCCCCACGCGATGCCACTTTAAATACCTTAGCTAAGCTTTGGCTAGGTAAGCGCGGGCAGTATGTGGCTAACTTTTCAATGATATTTTTATTTTATGCGCTATGTGCTGCGTATATAGCAGGTGGCGGAGCCCAGCTACAAGAACGTATAAACACTGGTTTTAATTTAAGTATTGCCCCACAGTTAGGCTCCGTTATTTTAGCGGTGGTGATTGCAGGCGTGGTGACTTTAGGCACTAGTAAGGTAGATAAGCTTAACCGAGTACTATTTAGTGTAAAAATAGTGGTTTTGGCTAGCTTGTTTTATATGCTAACACCTTATGTACATGGCCAACATTTGTTGGAAATGCCTGTTGAGCAAGGGCTGATACTATCGGCTATTCCGGTGGTATTTACCTCTTTTGGTTTTCATGGCTCTATTCCTTCTATTGTTAAATATGTTGGGCTTGATATAAAAACCTTGCGCAAAGTTATGATTGCAGGCGCCTCTTTACCACTGGTTATTTATGTATTTTGGCAAGTATTAAGCCAAGGCATAATGAGCCAAGAGCAATTATTACAAAGCGAAGGGTTAACTGGGTTTGTAGCCAGTGTGGCCAATATTGCCAATAACGCTAATGTCTCTTCTGCGGTTAAACTCTTTGCCGACTTAGCTCTAGCAACGTCATTTTTAGGGGTGAGCTTGGGGTTATTTGACTTTTTTGCTGACACATTTAAAAAAGCAGATACGGGCGCAGATAGAATAAAAACCGCATTTATTACCTTTATCCCTCCTCTTGGGTTTGCCTTATTTTATCCGCAAGGGTTTATTATGGCATTAGGTTATGCCGCTATTGCATTGGTGATATTGGCTGTATTTTTGCCGGTGAGTATGGTGTACAAACAGCGTCAAGGCGTTGAAAAAAGCGGTTATAAAGTACGAAGCGGTAATATTGGTTTAGCCATAGCCGCTTTGTGTGGCATTTCAATTATTAGTGCGCAATGCCTGCAAATGGCAGGGCTAATACCTGCAATAGGTTAATACCCAATAATAAGTAATACTCTATTGGCAATCCCCCCAAACAAGAGTTTGGGGGGATTGCCATGCAAACGCTAACGTTAAAACACGATTGCTTTTCCTCTACCGCTTTGCTCTGACGCCGCCTCTAATTTGCCATTATGATTAATAATCACATGCATATCACCAAAGTGGCGTTCGTCCACTGTGTAACCCATTTTTATCAGCTGTTGTTTTACTGATGGCTCCAAGCCGGCATGTGCTCTGATCACATTTTTTGGCCATAACTGATGATGAAAACGCGGGCTATTTACCACATCATCGGCGCTCATATTAAATTCAATCGCGTTGAGTATCGATTGATACACCGAGCTAATAATAGTAGTGCCACCTGGCGATCCTGTTACCATTTTCACCTGATTATTACTGAGTAAAATAGTGGGGGTCATAGAGCTGAGCATACGTTTATGCGGCTGAATTTCATTTGCTTTGCCGCCAATGGCACCAAATACATTCATAACCCCGGGTTTAGCGCTAAAGTCATCCATTTCATCGTTTAAAATAAAGCCTGCGCCTTCTACCACCACACCACTACCAAAGCCTAAATTAATGGTGGTGGTATTAGCTACAGCGTTACCCATGTTATCGACAATGGAAAAGTGAGTGGTTTGCTCGCTTTCTTTTAAACCGGGTTTAATGTTTTCGGTGGTTGAAATAGCCTTTAAATCTATACTGCTACTACGGTTTTTAAGATAGTTTTCTGCAAGTAGTTTTGCTGTAGGTACTTGGTAAAAATCAGGATCGCCTAAGTACTCTGCTCTATCGGCAAATACTCGCTTACCTATTTCAGCCAATAAATGCACATACCCTACTGAATTATGTTGTTGTGCAGGCGTTGGTTTTTTAAGCTCATACATTTTCAGCCATTGCAATATAGCAATGCCGCCTGAACTTGGTGGCGGTGAAGTAAGCACTTGGTAGCCATTCCAGTTCGCTTTTATAGGAGTCCGCGATTTAGCACGATAACGTTTTAAGTCATCTTGGTTAATGATCCCGCCATGTTGGTGCATAAATTTTGCAATAATTGCGGCAGTTTCACCTTGATAAAAGCCATCTTGACCGTCATCGCGAATGCGTTTGAGTGTGGCAGCTAGCTCTGGTTGTTTAAAAAGCGCACCTGCCGTAGCTGTAGCAAAATAACTGGCAAAATTTACTTTAATGTTTTTATTATTTAGATGCGCTATATAGTCCTCAATCAGCTGAGCCAACTTTTCAGGCACAACAAAGCCCTGCTCTGCTAATGTTACCGCAGGTTGCACTAACGCTTTCCACGGTAACGTACCATGCTTTTTATGGGCTAACCACATTCCTGCGACACTGCCAGGCACGCCACTAGCGTGTATGCCGTAAATAGATTTATTTTCAATTACTTGCCCCTGCTCATCTAAATACATATCACGATGCGCGGCACTGGGCGCGGTTTCGCGGTAATCTATAAAATCACCTTTTCCATCTTTATGGATAAGCATAAACCCACCGCCACCAATATTACCCGCTTCGGGGAGCGTAACGGCTAATACAAACTGAGCAGCAATAGCTGCATCAATCGCGTTGCCGCCTTGCTCTAACACGGCTTTTGCAGCGTGGGCACTAAATGTGTCGGGCATCGCCACCGCACTTTGTTTAGCCGCTACATTAAAAAAGCCTACTTGTATTATTAAGACACTGCTAATAATTAGCATGCGTGGTGAAAAAAGTGATCCCATCCCATATCCTTAGGTTATTTTTATACATTGATGGCAAACATTAATGCACAGTAACAAACACTAGGTCAATATTTATACGCCACATTTAAAGAGCTTAGGATTGTTGTTAGATTATCCACATGACTTTGAATAAAGTACGGCGGTTAAATTTGAGCCATCCTCTATATGAATATAATAATGTTTAAGCTGCATACCGAGTTTTTTCATAACATTAATTGAGCCAACATTTGAGGTCAGTGCTGTAGCGCTAATTGCCTTTACTTGGCGTTGTTTTTCAAGCTCTGAACAAATAGCGCCTGCCGCTTCAATAGCATACCCTTTGCCCCAACTCGCTTGCTTAAACCGCCAGCCCACTTCAATATCACTAAAATCAGGCGTATCTGAAAAAAAGCCCATCGGCCGAACAAGCACCCATCCTATAAAGGTATTGCTTTCACGCAAGGTTACTTGCCATAACCCCCACCCTTGTTGCTCGTTACGATAAGCAAGCATTCTAGGAATACTGACTGTTTTTATCTCTTCAAGCGAAGTGGGTTTACCTTGTGTTAAATACTGCATAACGGCTGGGTCTTGATCGAGCTCGTATAATTGCGGCCAATCATGTTCGTCCATTAATTTAAAACTTAATCGTGTTGTTACAGCTATGTTCATTTTCATTGTTGTATAGTTACCTCTGAAATATAATTTTCTCTAAAGGAGATAGTAAATGAAGAAATTAGCAGGTTTAGCTTTATTAGGCACTTTAATTACGTTAACTGGCTGTGAAGATGCCAACGAAGTAAAACAAGATGCAAAAGAAACAAGCGCTCAAGTGAAAGAAAAGCTTGATGAAACTTGGAATGAAGTAAAGGAAAAAACCAATGAGCTTAAAAATGATGAATCATTAAATGAGCTACTTGAAGAGAGTAAAGAAATGGGCTTAGACATGTACGACGACGGCAAAGAAGTAGCTGTTGATGCATGGATTAAAAGCAAAGAAGCGGCTGGCGAGCTGACTGAAAAAACCAAGCAAAAAGCACGTGAAATTGCCGCAGAAATTGAGCAGGCACGTAAAGAACATAAAGAAGGTTAATTATTTTTAACCATAAAAAAAAGGTAAGCCATGGCTTACCTTTTTTGTTTTACTTTTAAAGTAAAATATAGATTATAGTTCAAAGTCTTTTTTGAATTTTAAACCAAACTCACTACGATCATTACTGCGCATAACGCCAACAAAGCCAGTTTGCTGTAGACGTCCTACATCGTAAACTTCGTTTAATACGTTTTCGCCATATAACGTCACTTCCATATCACCGTATGGGTTAGTGTAAGAAATATTAAAGCCAACGAGCTCACGCGAATCAATCGTTTCACTCTTATTGAAAACTGATTGACCTTGCATTTCACTGCGGTATGAGTAATTTGCATTCAATGCAACTGTGCCACCATTACTTAAATCTACAAAGTAAGAAGGCGCAACCATCACTGTCCAACGCGGGGTCAATGCTGGTGAATCACCTTTACCAATACCTTGTACGCCCTCGGCGACTTCGGTAATCTCTGAGTCTAAATAACCTACCGCACTGCGAATAGTAAAGTCATCAGTTATTGCAATTGTGGTTTCAAGTTCAATACCTTGCGCTTTAGACTGACCTGCATTCTCAACGATAGTGACAAAGCCACCACCCGCAGTTGGATCTGAGAATGGTAGTGCTAAGTCAGTGTAGTCGGTAACAAACATCGCAAGCATCATAGACACATTTTCATGTACTTGGCCTTTTAAACCAATTTCGTAGTTAACTGCTTTGGTTTCATCAAACGATACAAACTGATCTGGACCACCAA contains:
- a CDS encoding DUF342 domain-containing protein, which translates into the protein MSVFSFDEQTGHISLLSHPNVSGLASTATQLIELISQSEYCECDIIVSNIGKLFAQNNDEEIPSLVVAQAIDAKLTINIDEKNMLVEATLITAKGGKLLNMEQAIDVLAQAGIVKGISSHALEQLLAQQFEHPSGSTHCAEVAFGRAPKVGNDAKFVRLCCTAQDRVLSPQAKGGGKVDMRNLGDIITVKPGCELMRRIPATSGVDGFTVFGDVLTAIPGKEHKLQPFDGTKIAPDNPNLLIADCTGVPVALPRGMRVDDVLCFHNIDPSTGHVEFDGSIIVSGDIKDGMRVTATGDITVLGFVESAQLKSNNAITIVKGAIGRKREADEPFTCSIFAKRTVALGYSQYCDIKTEQNLLIERQSLHCDLSAGNLIRVGSAKDPKGKIIGGHILDAMRIETGELGAPAGTKTRVCIAQRWYVLKQKQAQITDFEKVLISKSIELQQARQRINKQVASAQRQQFLNKITTNEEHIANRSASISQQKQLLRKKMTQLLALSRLKVNELMHPGVELKIARESISFSRNYPPHLITHSEGKITQSF
- the rnt gene encoding ribonuclease T, with translation MANTEQTLFAQRFRGFFPVVIDVETAGFNKETDALLEIAASVLKMDDEGLLSIDHTVHFHVQPFEGANIEQAAIEFNGIEPFSALRGAVPEEEAIKEICKVVRKAQKAAGCQRSVVVAHNAAFDHGFLNAAIERNNIKRTPFHPFVSFDTTSLAGLALGQTVLAKACRAAGIEFDNKQAHSALYDTERTAELYCLIVNRWQQLGGWPLAIDETQQNEDEVSNQD
- a CDS encoding flagellar protein MotY, which translates into the protein MKYKLLFISLSISGVLCSFNTTAAMRQYTADQDNSNWNLVKTTRLQCQLNHEVPYYGEAVFKASASKNKDLTFNLDMVVRPENYAIAGLKAVPPSWRAGRPARDIADMKLLKKFDGELGNKTAWEMLTELEKGNQPTFYYQDWQNSADKIAVGMSNINFKQAYWAFLQCRDELLPYNFEDISFTIMNYESNSSKLTKSSQQRLDKIAEYLKNDPSIESISIASYTDSYGGRWNNLDLSRTRAKAIKDYMVGLGVDEAKVVTEGFGEKRFVDTNDNILGRDKNRRLVIQIAKM
- a CDS encoding aromatic amino acid transport family protein, which codes for MLKNKTIGSMLIVAGTTIGAGMLALPIASAGLGFNTAMVLIIGCWLLMTYTALLMLELHQYAPRDATLNTLAKLWLGKRGQYVANFSMIFLFYALCAAYIAGGGAQLQERINTGFNLSIAPQLGSVILAVVIAGVVTLGTSKVDKLNRVLFSVKIVVLASLFYMLTPYVHGQHLLEMPVEQGLILSAIPVVFTSFGFHGSIPSIVKYVGLDIKTLRKVMIAGASLPLVIYVFWQVLSQGIMSQEQLLQSEGLTGFVASVANIANNANVSSAVKLFADLALATSFLGVSLGLFDFFADTFKKADTGADRIKTAFITFIPPLGFALFYPQGFIMALGYAAIALVILAVFLPVSMVYKQRQGVEKSGYKVRSGNIGLAIAALCGISIISAQCLQMAGLIPAIG
- the ggt gene encoding gamma-glutamyltransferase, with the protein product MGSLFSPRMLIISSVLIIQVGFFNVAAKQSAVAMPDTFSAHAAKAVLEQGGNAIDAAIAAQFVLAVTLPEAGNIGGGGFMLIHKDGKGDFIDYRETAPSAAHRDMYLDEQGQVIENKSIYGIHASGVPGSVAGMWLAHKKHGTLPWKALVQPAVTLAEQGFVVPEKLAQLIEDYIAHLNNKNIKVNFASYFATATAGALFKQPELAATLKRIRDDGQDGFYQGETAAIIAKFMHQHGGIINQDDLKRYRAKSRTPIKANWNGYQVLTSPPPSSGGIAILQWLKMYELKKPTPAQQHNSVGYVHLLAEIGKRVFADRAEYLGDPDFYQVPTAKLLAENYLKNRSSSIDLKAISTTENIKPGLKESEQTTHFSIVDNMGNAVANTTTINLGFGSGVVVEGAGFILNDEMDDFSAKPGVMNVFGAIGGKANEIQPHKRMLSSMTPTILLSNNQVKMVTGSPGGTTIISSVYQSILNAIEFNMSADDVVNSPRFHHQLWPKNVIRAHAGLEPSVKQQLIKMGYTVDERHFGDMHVIINHNGKLEAASEQSGRGKAIVF
- a CDS encoding GNAT family N-acetyltransferase, whose protein sequence is MKMNIAVTTRLSFKLMDEHDWPQLYELDQDPAVMQYLTQGKPTSLEEIKTVSIPRMLAYRNEQQGWGLWQVTLRESNTFIGWVLVRPMGFFSDTPDFSDIEVGWRFKQASWGKGYAIEAAGAICSELEKQRQVKAISATALTSNVGSINVMKKLGMQLKHYYIHIEDGSNLTAVLYSKSCG